The sequence below is a genomic window from bacterium.
CTCCGGGGTTGTCGTCCAGCGGCAGTCCGATGCAGAAGCCGACCCAATCCGAGCTCGGCATCCATCGACTCCAGTGCTCGTCGTGGTCGTCGTAGGGGAGACCTGAGGTCATGGTCAGCAGGTGCCGGATCGTGATCTCGAGTTTCCTCGGATCCATGTTCGCCGTCACGTACTCCGGAAACGAATCCATGATCGGTTGATCGAGCGTCAGATACCCGTCACGTATCGCGATCCCGACCAGGGCGGAAAGAAAGCTCTTCGACACCGACAGAACCGTATTGGCATCGGTGGCTCGGGTGTCGCCGTAGTACCGCTCTCCGATCAGAACTCCGTTCCTGACGACCAGCAGCGCATTCAGATACGGAAGCGCTTCGCCCGCCTCGAGAGCCGCAGTCACAATCGCTGGATCGACCCCCTGCTCCTCCGGAGCCGAGACCTCCCAGTCGTACGGCTCTCTTACCGTGAACGTCGGCCACTGGCCGAGCGCAGCTCCCGTACCTAGCAGCAGCGCAACCAGGGCCAGAATCGCGATCCGTCCGCTCGACACCATGCGATGCTTCATCGCTGCCTCCTCGGGAGCTATGTACTCCACTCCCTCTACCTACTACGCGCGATCGGCGGTG
It includes:
- a CDS encoding serine hydrolase, giving the protein MKHRMVSSGRIAILALVALLLGTGAALGQWPTFTVREPYDWEVSAPEEQGVDPAIVTAALEAGEALPYLNALLVVRNGVLIGERYYGDTRATDANTVLSVSKSFLSALVGIAIRDGYLTLDQPIMDSFPEYVTANMDPRKLEITIRHLLTMTSGLPYDDHDEHWSRWMPSSDWVGFCIGLPLDDNPGEAWHYSTCSTHIMSALLTRAVGMSTLEFAHEHLFQPLGIVIGGWRLDPQGYYRGGWDMYFTPRDLARFGHLYRKKGKLEGRRMIPRKWVRKTTRTNVRGGSWGPMDRWGYGHWWWTGRGADIHKMYFALGYGGQFVINIPKMKMTIVATANANYGWEPAGQHVNAILDLIGEYLLEPLEDSGIR